The Leishmania mexicana MHOM/GT/2001/U1103 complete genome, chromosome 4 genome includes a window with the following:
- a CDS encoding putative AMP deaminase, translating into MVIPLPPLFSPTQTRMCGVWPAGCHGGVGPVVDGNTLEHTHTHKHRARGRGQEGARQAFHSAFFSLRTMSGHATEEASSLLSTSGHAGRQRSTSIVGAEGRADNSSGSGSSTAAFHSSSCAGATPSAGGVASGGPLTSWRRSLSPFSAATALSGGCAPITTVHSNSGVGGGASTQSRLRPSSLQHCRASSVVWGGLVSARGGTAAAGSSNTNASAVTNVYTLQLPGDDGGIEMAAAQAPLLAALRMRETYKGVDKGQCEVGVGSTGSGASNSLTSAAALAAEASRTTHPMQGVPHPPQPASQAQHQQVPSPPLMTGPTTLQQVDGVFYWSDEKTPIASWAEFRADVLALAACVQDPSCVAASKYRLEVLEEKYHLHRLYNADVEENSDHYRRGGGLFANACRVDTCVGATTAMNAQALVEYIQRTVDERGDDIVGVSDSTPLGSALGTAGASGGGGVVGAQGGEQLTLARVCELLDFPEPYLLTVEGLGLHPSVNRALPYYDALDPSMNGGGRNSAALLRLFLSLDQPPQWGAYLAGVVLPCLRRNELRTGGVQATEMTLEITGALPQEWENTAAWVRAHELDSFCSNQFQLAFPVTKWCSRGGSVGSRAFSLFDMHVGRAYSGEACDDHSVTANDMHGVSRGPSDSVANGNAASAAALPPGASPDEALNYDNYQQLLDHIFLPLFMATLAPEDPKYVDLATLLQHTGAVLLTGNENADVMGSTAAGGGGRGCAGGSRADGGAAAGKAAALHVDAMSTDWRRRPADTPYTEPVSLTYLCYYIWANLCSLNALRRRRGQNVLQLRVVASSATMPNTSSGYDASLLLLSYLIADLVVDAVALDRQPVLQYLYGLHQIGVAMCPIARSSLGTTSLDEHPVARLLWRGLCISLCTLNPLYYHSSQEPLLEEYTMAAKMHRLSPTDISEMALHSVCMSSFEDDVKASWIGAGLLRDGWRANTVELTSVPTARLQLRHESWTAERKLLLLPSSSPVGFPIGAAASVAEIGSPLDGTQSVVTRDMATAPRRFTTTLPPHRHASCVLTPDGQAGMGSTGGAAAALQSQAPYAVLDPAVDFPRATLIGPFDRDIQNAHLVQALHRALDLRHQYCSLPLPPEPSSSAAAAAGDSVSSSDAKAGWLATLTHDPHAVLPHPTQSMSWAFKGTVPSSSQHNRMSGGHAAGATGASSMVHGASSYLEFDEDEWKYKTVEGIIVPHEVHQIPRLPQDMYHYTEFCNHVEEIRRLIDNIRVRDFALRRLQLLEHRFKLHAAVNHSRELGSTAARASHNRDFYQSTKVDNNIRMETGMTARQLLAFIVDKATHNGDDIVSHPKGKEPQTLRQLLADLHITADSLTVDDLNVQAGATSSDGGAPQNLFASEGQQQDELLTLLLKTDNQMNGRYFAELTKRTFEELSRDQHTFSESRLSVYGASAEEWALLSHWFDTHGMSSSHNQWVVQVPRIYSSLRKAGRVASFAEYLEHVFEPLWRISLHPNSDPRLFHFINHIAAFDCVEDERRPDVPLHLAMRSPHEWTTEDEPPYNYYLYHLYANLRSLNRFRQRRRFSVFSFRPSCGEAGSVDHLIGGFLLAQGINYGVRLADSTPLQYLFYLAQIGVTLSPLSNNTKLQLNYLHNPFPQLFKRGLRVSLGTDSPLLYHHTQEPLLEEYSIASKIWKLSPNDLSEVARNSVLLSNFSVRFKEEKLGAMHFLSSSAGNDVAKTRLSDVRVAYRFEAYHTEVGFLEYISGLHFHRALLTLKMEAQCMQLYGVNTGDRSSSSSTGAGVVGLIDKTPKEADLVQLEVQRTCMQQQLRELTSAVSELHRQNRLLTTKLAEEKERDQLAAQLRRHRVDAKLRELQSLVTQKEARAHASAVAATPAEHQQPQDTPDDDEGSVHADRSHVPSVPHQLSPSPLSSGSLRAGLAAVSMPPAAAVPAAAPSALPPPSSPTPHGPADNTNSILCTRKQLLQQQQQQGDAVAQTRRLLAHTESLWRTYPVQADGLHGADGGRGKQPTPQLPPLEATATTSSSQPSASPASLRKR; encoded by the coding sequence ATGGTGATcccactccctcctctcttctctcctacCCAAACACGTATGTGTGGCGTATGGCCGGCTGGCTGCCACGGAGGGGTGGGGCCTGTCGTTGATGGAAACACGctcgagcacacacacacccacaaacATAGAGCGCGCGGGAGAGGTCAAGAGGGTGCTCGTCAAGCATTTCACTCGgcatttttttctctgcgCACGATGAGTGGCCACGCCACGGAAGAGGCCAGCAGCCTCCTCTCCACCAGCGGCCAcgcggggcggcagcgcagcacctctATCGTGGGCGCAGAGGGCCGCGccgacaacagcagcggcagtggcagctcCACTGCAGCCTTTCACAGCAGCAGTTGCGCGGGTGCCACCCCTAGTGCTGGTGGTGTTGCATCCGGCGGGCCTCTCACGTCGTGGCGCCGATCCCTATCACCTTTCAGCGCCGCAACTGCCTTGAGCGGTGGCTGTGCGCCCATCACCACCGTCCACAGTAACagtggcgtcggcggtggagcGTCAACGCAGTCGCGTCTACGGCCGTCATCCCTGCAGCACTGTCGAGCGTCTAGTGTTGTATGGGGTGGACTGGTGAGCGCGCGCGGtggcacagcggcagccggcagcagcaacaccaacGCGTCCGCGGTGACCAATGTATATACGCTGCAGCTTCcgggcgacgacggtggcaTTGAGATGGCCGCGGCACAAGCCCCGCTGCTGGCTGCACTGCGCATGCGTGAAACGTATAAGGGCGTTGACAAGGGCCAGTGCGAAGTGGGCGTtggcagcaccggcagcggcgcatccaACAGCCTCACCAGTGCCGCCGCTTTGGCTGCCGAGGCGAGCCGCACCACGCATCCAATGCAAGGTGTCCCGCACCCCCCCCAACCCGCATCccaggcgcagcaccagcaagTCCCCTCACCACCGCTCATGACGGGGCCCACCACCCTGCAGCAGGTGGACGGCGTTTTCTACTGGTCGGACGAGAAGACGCCAATCGCCTCGTGGGCAGAGTTCCGCGCCGACGTGcttgcgctggcggcgtgcgtgcaaGACCCCTCCTGCGTTGCGGCGAGCAAGTACCGCCTCGAAGTGCTGGAGGAGAAGTACCACCTCCATCGGCTCTACAACGCCGACGTCGAGGAGAACAGCGACCACtaccgccgcggtggcggcctcTTCGCGAACGCCTGCCGCGTCGATACCTGTGTCGGAGCCACAACCGCAATGAACGCTCAGGCGCTGGTTGAGTATATCCAGCGCACCGTTgacgagcgcggcgacgacatTGTCGGCGTGTCTGACAGCACACCACTGGGAAGTGCGTTGGGCACGGCAGGtgccagtggcggcggcggcgttgtggGAGCGCAGGGTGGGGAGCAGCTGACGCTGGCTCGCGTCTGCGAGCTGCTCGACTTCCCCGAACCCTACCTACTGACGGTGGAAGGGCTCGGCCTCCACCCGTCGGTGAACCGCGCCTTGCCGTACTACGACGCGCTGGACCCCTCGATgaacggcggtggccgcaacagcgccgcgctgcttcgcctttttctctcccttgACCAACCCCCACAGTGGGGGGCGTATCTGGCGggtgtggtgctgccgtgccTGAGGCGCAACGAGCTGCGCACGGGCGGCGTCCAAGCGACGGAGATGACTCTCGAGATCACGGGTGCGCTCCCCCAGGAATGGGAAAACACGGCCGCGTGGGTTCGAGCGCACGAGCTCGACAGCTTCTGTAGCAACCAGTTCCAGCTTGCCTTCCCAGTCACGAAGTggtgcagccgcggcggcagcgtcgggAGTAGGGCATTCTCCCTCTTCGACATGCACGTCGGCCGCGCATACAGCGGTGAGGCGTGCGATGACCACTCGGTCACCGCCAACGACATGCACGGCGTCAGCCGCGGCCCCTCTGACTCGGTGGCCAACGGGaacgccgcctctgctgcagccCTCCCACCCGGCGCGAGTCCTGACGAGGCGCTGAACTACGACAACtaccagcagctgctcgaccACATattcctccccctcttcatGGCCACTCTGGCGCCGGAGGACCCGAAGTACGTCGACCTCGCAacactgctgcagcacaccgGTGCTGTCCTCCTTACCGGTAATGAGAACGCGGACGTCAtgggcagcaccgccgcgggcggtggtgggcgcGGATGTGCAGGCGGCAGTCGCGCGGAtggtggcgccgcagccggcaaggccgcggcgctgcacgtgGACGCGATGAGCACCGACTGGCGACGTCGTCCGGCTGACACGCCGTACACGGAGCCCGTCTCTCTCACGTACCTCTGCTACTACATCTGGGCGAACCTATGCTCACTgaacgcgctgcgccgccgtcgtgggCAGAACGTGCTGCAACTACGTGTCGTGGCATCCAGTGCCACAATGCCAAACACGTCCTCGGGGTACGACGCgagtctgctgctgctgtcgtaCCTCATCGCCGacctcgtcgtcgacgccgtcgcgctggACCGGCAGCCGGTACTGCAGTACCTCTACGGTCTTCACCAGATCGGCGTGGCCATGTGCCCCATCGCCCGCAGCAGTCTCGGCACAACAAGCCTGGACGAGCACCCTGTGGCACGACTGCTGTGGCGCGGCCTGTGCATCTCGCTCTGCACCCTCAACCCTCTATACTACCACTCCTCACAGGAGCCACTGTTGGAGGAATACACGATGGCGGCAAAGATGCACCGCCTCTCACCGACCGACATCAGCGAGATGGCGCTGCACTCAGTGTGCATGTCCTCGTTCGAAGACGACGTGAAGGCGTCATGGATCGGCGCAGGGCTCCTGCGCGACGGGTGGCGGGCAAACACGGTCGAGCTGACCAGCGTAccgacggcgcggctgcagctgcgccacgagTCATGGACGGCGGAGCGtaagctgctgctcctgccgtCCAGCTCACCGGTAGGCTTCCCTATAGGGGCCGCAGCGTCCGTCGCCGAGATCGGGTCGCCGTTGGACGGGACGCAGAGCGTGGTCACCCGCGACATGGCCACAGCACCGAGGCGTTTCACCACTAcactgccgccgcatcggcACGCATCCTGCGTCTTGACCCCGGATGGGCAAGCGGGCATGGGCTCGACGGGcggggcagctgctgcactccAGTCCCAGGCGCCGTACGCCGTGCTGGATCCCGCCGTTGACTTTCCGCGCGCCACCCTCATTGGTCCCTTCGACCGCGACATCCAAAATGCCCACctcgtgcaggcgctgcatcGTGCCCTGGACCTGCGCCACCAGTACTGCTCGCTGCCCCTACCACCCGAGCCTTcctccagcgctgccgccgccgctggcgactCGGTGAGCAGCAGTGACGCCAAGGCCGGCTGGCTGGCGACGCTGACTCACGACCCGCACGCGGTACTGCCGCACCCAACACAGTCGATGAGCTGGGCCTTCAAGGGCAccgtgccgtcgtcgtcgcagcaTAATAGGATGAGCGGCGGACatgccgctggcgccaccggcgcgtCCTCGATGGTGCACGGCGCCAGCTCGTACCTGGAGTTTGACGAGGACGAGTGGAAGTACAAGACAGTGGAGGGCATCATTGTGCCGCATGAGGTGCACCAGATTCCGCGCCTGCCGCAGGACATGTACCACTACACGGAGTTCTGCAATCACGTGGAGGAAATACGTCGCCTCATCGACAACATCCGCGTCCGCGACTTtgcactgcggcggctgcagctgctggagcaccgCTTCAAGCTGCACGCGGCGGTGAATCATAGCCGTGAGCTtggcagcacagcggcgcgtgcgtcgCACAACCGTGACTTTTATCAATCGACCAAGGTGGACAACAACATCCGCATGGAGACAGGTATGACGGCGCGCCAGCTTCTTGCCTTCATCGTGGACAAGGCAACGCACAACGGTGACGATATTGTGTCACACCCCAAAGGCAAGGAGCCGCagacgctgcgccagctccttgCGGACCTGCACATCACGGCGGACtcgctgacggtggacgaCTTGAACGTGCAAGCCGGTGCAACAtcgagcgacggcggtgcaccgCAGAATCTGTTTGCGTcggaggggcagcagcaggacgaGCTGCTGACGCTACTGTTGAAGACGGACAACCAAATGAATGGCCGCTACTTCGCGGAGCTGACGAAGCGCACCTTCGAGGAGCTGTCGCGCGATCAGCACACCTTCTCGGAGAGCCGACTATCCGTCTACGGCGCCAGTGCCGAGGAAtgggcgctgctgtcgcactGGTTCGACACCCACGGTATGTCCTCCTCGCACAACCAGTGGGTGGTGCAGGTGCCGCGCATCTACAGCTCCCTCCGCAAAGCAGGCCGAGTCGCCAGCTTCGCCGAATACCTCGAGCACGTCTTCGAGCCCCTGTGGCGCATCTCGCTGCACCCAAACAGCGACCCGCGTCTTTTCCACTTCATCAACCACATTGCCGCCTTTGACTGCGTCGAGGATGAGCGGCGGCCGGACGTCCCGCTGCACCTGGCAATGCGCTCCCCGCACGAGTGGACAACGGAGGACGAGCCACCGTACAACTACTACCTCTACCACCTGTACGCCAATCTGCGCTCGCTGAACCGCttccggcagcggcgccgcttctCGGTCTTCTCCTTCCGTCCCAGCTGCGGCGAGgccggcagcgtcgaccACCTTATTGGCGGCTTTCTGCTGGCGCAGGGCATCAACTACGGCGTGCGCCTCGCCGAcagcacgccgctgcagtaCCTCTTCTACTTGGCCCAGATTGGTGTGACGCTGAGCCCGCTCAGCAACAACACGAAGCTGCAGTTGAACTACCTGCACAACCCCTTCCCGCAGCTCTTCAAGCGTGGGCTGCGCGTCTCACTCGGCACGGACAGTCCGCTGCTCTACCACCACACGCAGGAGCCGCTGCTCGAGGAGTACTCTATCGCCTCCAAGATATGGAAGCTGAGCCCGAACGACCTCTCCGAGGTGGCGCGCAACagcgtgctgctgtcgaACTTCAGTGTGCGGTtcaaggaggagaagctcgGCGCCATGCATTTCCTTTCCAGTAGCGCCGGCAACGACGTTGCCAAGACGCGCCTGTCCGACGTGCGCGTCGCGTACCGCTTCGAGGCGTATCACACGGAGGTGGGCTTCCTTGAGTATATCTCCGGTTTGCACTTTCACcgcgcgctgctgacgctcAAAATGGAGGCGCAGTGCATGCAACTGTACGGCGTCAACACGGGCgacagaagcagcagcagcagtaccggTGCCGGCGTTGTCGGCCTCATCGACAAAACCCCGAAGGAGGCAGACCTTGTGCAActggaggtgcagcgcacgtgcatgcagcagcagctgcgggagctgaccagcgccgtcagcgagcTCCACAGGCAAAACCGGCTCCTCACAACGAAGCtcgcggaggagaaggagcgtgatcagctggcggcgcagctgcgccgccaccgggtgGATGCCAAGTTACGTGAGCTGCAAAGTCTCGTGACGCAGAAggaagcgcgcgcgcacgcaagcgcagtagcagcaacaccagcaGAGCACCAGCAGCCTCAGGATACGCCGGACGACGATGAAGGCAGTGTGCATGCCGACAGGAGCCACGTTCCATCCGTCCCTCATcagctgtcgccgtcgccgctctcctctgGGTCGCTGCGGGCAGGTCTGGCGGCTGTGAGCATGccaccagctgcagcggtgcctgccgctgcgcccagtgccctgccaccaccgtcttCGCCAACTCCTCACGGACCGGCCGACAACACCAACAGTATACTGTGCACTcgcaagcagctgctgcagcagcagcagcagcagggcgacgccgtggcgcagACACGTCGACTGCTTGCGCACACGGAGTCTCTATGGCGCACCTACCCCGTGCAGGCCGACGGCCTGCACGGGGCGGATGGCGGCAGGGGCAAGCAACCGACCCCGCAGCTGCCTCCGTTGGaagccaccgccaccacctcttcctcgcaGCCATCGGCGTCACCCGCGTCACTGCGCAAGCGATGA
- a CDS encoding putative beta-fructofuranosidase: MRRGVILLLVAVAMMAAGALVKDGVPYEPIYHIRPPKNWINDPNGPYRDPITGKIHLYMQYNPNGPLWGDIAWYHVTSEDYVKWTRPESPVAVWADKWYDKWGAYSGTLMNNNYSDPVMVYTCTEPENIQRQCIANPPKSDLQGKRTLDTLVKSAVNVILSEDMIPGIVAMENFRDPTEWWQDPTNPNRWLIAFVARIKDREGDNAHVVVFSTEDPSFQSGYSFSHSLYVYKYDLDRMFECPDFFTLREGGEHYLKVSTMPSHRDYIIYGSYQLNTTTNQYVFVEDPTRSFTFVDYGPFYAAKTFYDPILNRRTMWGWTKDELSNEQITANGWSGVQNLLRTMVYDRTEKKIKTQPVPETRGLRLDKLVDLKGVAVTETPTEIIASNTNNTLYHEIVARFTLADPTTFSAAATYTSDSDVPEVGVMIRANADLSQYTNVSVRMPGGGPSALQSTEQVETYPPIKVFAGSSAANCSAECNKTRLCESYTFWEMDNTCKLYWKTNPMGPKADATSGTVREPLLYLGRARSGTIGGTAPLHGRAPFATATPNGFELHIFVDDSVLEIFKDEGLETLTGRLYIDNGADTTGIAVYARNAGAVTVDVEVYTMDTIWKAPTPNAVKNFTNSLYTLLDTLIDV; the protein is encoded by the coding sequence ATGCGCCGCGGGGTCATTCTGCTCCTCGTGGCTGTGGCCATGATGGCCGCAGGCGCCCTTGTAAAGGACGGCGTGCCGTACGAGCCCATCTACCACATCCGCCCGCCGAAGAACTGGATCAACGACCCCAACGGCCCCTACCGCGACCCCATCACCGGCAAGATTCACCTGTACATGCAGTACAACCCCAACGGCCCGCTCTGGGGTGACATTGCATGGTACCACGTGACGTCGGAGGACTACGTCAAGTGGACGCGTCCCGAGTCACCGGTCGCGGTGTGGGCTGACAAGTGGTACGACAAGTGGGGCGCCTACTCCGGCACCCTCATGAACAACAACTACAGCGACCCAGTTATGGTGTACACCTGCACCGAGCCGGAGAACATCCAGCGTCAGTGCATCGCCAACCCGCCGAAGTCCGACCTGCAGGGCAAGCGCACCCTCGACACCCTCGTCAAAAGCGCGGTCAACGTGATCCTGTCGGAGGACATGATTCCCGGCATCGTCGCCATGGAAAACTTCCGCGACCCCACAGAGTGGTGGCAGGATCCCACGAACCCGAATCGCTGGCTCATCGCGTTCGTCGCCCGCATCAAGGACCGCGAGGGCGACAACGcgcacgtcgtcgtcttctccACGGAGGACCCCAGCTTCCAGAGCGGCTACAGCTTCTCCCACAGCCTCTACGTCTACAAGTACGACCTGGACCGCATGTTTGAGTGCCCCGACTTCTTCACGCTGAGAGAGGGTGGCGAGCACTACCTCAAGGTCTCCACCATGCCCTCGCACCGCGACTACATCATCTACGGCTCCTACCAGctcaacaccaccaccaaccaGTACGTCTTCGTCGAGGACCCCACGCGCAGCTTCACCTTCGTCGACTACGGCCCGTTCTACGCCGCCAAGACCTTCTACGACCCCATCCTCAACCGCCGCACCATGTGGGGCTGGACCAAGGACGAGCTGAGCAACGAGCAGATCACCGCCAACGGGTGGTCCGGCGTGCAGAacctgctgcgcaccatGGTCTACGACCGCACCGAGAAGAAGATCAAGACCCAGCCGGTGCCGGAGACGAGGGGCCTGCGCCTCGACAAGCTCGTCGACCTGAagggcgtcgccgtcaccgagACCCCGACGGAGATTATCGCCAGCAACACCAACAACACGCTCTACCACGAGATCGTCGCCCGCTTCACGCTCGCCGACCCCACCAccttctccgccgccgccacctacaccagcgacagcgacgtgCCAGAGGTGGGCGTGATGATCCGCGCTAACGCGGACCTCAGCCAGTACACCAACGTCTCCGTCCGCATgcccggcggcggccccaGCGCCTTGCAGAGCACTGAGCAGGTTGAGACCTACCCCCCGATCAAGGTCTTCGCCGGCTCGTCGGCCGCCAACTGCAGCGCCGAGTGCAACAAGACGCGCCTGTGCGAGTCCTACACCTTCTGGGAGATGGACAACACCTGCAAGCTGTACTGGAAGACCAACCCCATGGGCCCCAAAGCCGATgccaccagcggcaccgtgcgcgagccgctgctgtaCCTCGGCCGCGCCCGGTCCGGAACcatcggcggcaccgcccccctgcacggccgcgcgcccttcgccaccgccacgcccaACGGCTTCGAGCTCCACATCTTCGTCGACGACAGCGTGCTGGAGATCTTCAAGGACGAGGGCCTCGAAACCCTCACCGGCCGCCTCTACATCGACAACGGCGCCGACACCACCGGCATCGCGGTCTACGCGcgcaacgccggcgccgtcaccgtcgacgTCGAAGTCTACACCATGGACACCATCTGGAAGGCGCCCACGCCCAACGCCGTCAAGAACTTCACAAACTCGCTCTACACGCTACTCGACACCCTCATCGACGTCTAG